Below is a genomic region from Cucurbita pepo subsp. pepo cultivar mu-cu-16 unplaced genomic scaffold, ASM280686v2 Cp4.1_scaffold000936, whole genome shotgun sequence.
attttaaccaaattaaaaaaagtattttcacttttaagtGTCAGTTGACTTGGACTAagattaatattgaaatagtgagttatgaaaaaaaatatatatataaaaaaagagttCAAGTACCATAGGAACTTtgcaatataatattaaatgttatTCTCCgtgttttaaatatatgtaaaaatattttttatttttttaaaaaatctacctTTATTATactaatgaaacaaaaatagttttttaaaaaataatttttttttaaggataaaCCTATACTTACTTTCTCCttcccctcttttttttttttccatcaaaAGTTGAAACTTAATTTTCATGAGAATGGGCATACCATAACAAAACCCACTCTAAAGctaatccatttttttttatttaaaaaaaaaacatttattttaatattaccagaaaaaaaaaagccattCAAGGTAACATAGCTGTGcttagccttttttttttttttttttttttccatcaaaAGTTGAAACTTAATTTTCATGAGAATGGGCATACCATAACAAAACCCACTCTAAAGctaatccatttttttttatttaaaaaaaaaacatttattttaatattaccagaaaaaaaaaagccattCAAGGTAACATAGCTGTGcttagcctttttttttttttttttttNNNNNNNNNNNNNNNNNNNNNNNNNNNNNNNNNNNNNNNNNNNNNNNNNNNNNNNNNNNNNNNNNNNNNNNNNNNNNNNNNNNNNNNNNNNNNNNNNNNNNNNNNNNNNNNNNNNNNNNNNNNNNNNNNNNNNNNNNNNNNNNNNNNNNNNNNNNNNNNNNNNNNNNNNNNNNNNNNNNNNNNNNNNNNNNNNNNNNNNNNNNNNNNNNNNNNNNNNNNNNNNNNNNNNNNNNNNNNNNNNNNNNNNNNNNNNNNNNNNNNNNNNNNNNNNNNNNNNNNNNNNNNNNNNNNNNNNNNNNNNNNNNNNNNNNNNNNNNNNNNNNNNNNNNNNNNNNNNNNNNNNNNNNNNNNNNNNNNNNNNNNNNNNNNNNNNNNNNNNNNNNNNNNNNNNNNNNNNNNNNNNNNNNNNNNNNNNNNNNNNNNNNNNNNNNNNNNNNNNNNNNNNNNNNNNNNNNNNNNNNNNNNNNNNNNNNNNNNNNNNNNNNNNNNNNNNNNNNNNNNNNNNNNNNNNNNNNNNNNNNNNNNNNNNNNNNNNNNNNNNNNNNNNNNNNNNNNNNNNNNNNNNNNNNNNNNNNNNNNNNNNNNNNNNNNNNNNNNNNNNNNNNNNNNNNNNNNNNNNNNNNNNNNNNNNNNNNNNNNNNNNNNNNNNNNNNNNNNNNNNNNNNNNNNNNNNNNNNNNNNNNNNNNNNNNNNNNNNNNNNNNNNNNNNNNNNNNNNNNNNNNNNNNNNNNNNNNNNNNNNNNNNNNNNNNNNNNNNNNNNNNNNNNNNNNNNNNNNNNNNNNNNNNNNNNNNNNNNNNNNNNNNNNNNNNNNNNNNNNNNNNNNNNNNNNNNNNNNNNNNNNNNNNNNNNNNNNNNNNNNNNNNNNNNNNNNNNNNNNNNNNNNNNNNNNNNNNNNNNNNNNNNNNNNNNNNNNNNNNNNNNNNNNNNNNNNNNNNNNNNNNNNNNNNNNNNNNNNNNNNNNNNNNNNNNNNNNNNNNNNNNNNNNNNNNNNNNNNNNNNNNNNNNNNNNNNNNNNNNNNNNNNNNNNNNNNNNNNNNNNNNNNNNNNNNNNNNNNNNNNNNNNNNNNNNNNNNNNNNNNNNNNNNNNNNNNNNNNNNNNNNNNNNNNNNNNNNNNNNNNNNNNNNNNNNNNNNNNNNNNNNNNNNNNNNNNNNNNNNNNNNNNNNNNNNNNNNNNNNNNNNNNNNNNNNNNNNNNNNNNNNNNNNNNNNNNNNNNNNNNNNNNNNNNNNNNNNNNNNNNNNNNNNNNNNNNNNNNNNNNNNNNNNNNNNNNNNNNNNNNNNNNNNNNNNNNNNNNNNNNNNNNNNNNNNNNNNNNNNNNNNNNNNNNNNNNNNNNNNNNNNNNNNNNNNNNNNNNNNNNNNNNNNNNNNNNNNNNNNNNNNNNNNNNNNNNNNNNNNNNNNNNNNNNNNNNNNNNNNNNNNNNNNNNNNNNNNNNNNNNNNNNNNNNNNNNNNNNNNNNNNNNNNNNNNNNNNNNNNNNNNNNNNNNNNNNNNNNNNNNNNNNNNNNNNNNNNNNNNNNNNNNNNNNNNNNNNNNNNNNNNNNNNNNNNNNNNNNNNNNNNNNNNNNNNNNNNNNNNNNNNNNNNNNNNNNNNNNNNNNNNNNNNNNNNNNNNNNNNNNNNNNNNNNNNNNNNNNNNNNNNNNNNNNNNNNNNNNNNNNNNNNNNNNNNNNNNNNNNNNNNNNNNNNNNNNNNNNNNNNNNNNNNNNNNNNNNNNNNNNNNNNNNNNNNNNNNNNNNNNNNNNNNNNNNNNNNNNNNNNNNNNNNNNNNNNNNNNNNNNNNNNNNNNNNNNNNNNNNNNNNNNNNNNNNNNNNNNNNNNNNNNNNNNNNNNNNNNNNNNNNNNNNNNNNNNNNNNNNNNNNNNNNNNNNNNNNNNNNNNNNNNNNNNNNNNNNNNNNNNNNNNNNNNNNNNNNNNNNNNNNNNNNNNNNNNNNNNNNNNNNNNNNNNNNNNNNNNNNNNNNNNNNNNNNNNNNNNNNNNNNNNNNNNNNNNNNNNNNNNNNNNNNNNNNNNNNNNNNNNNNNNNNNNNNNNNNNNNNNNNNNNNNNNNNNNNNNNNNNNNNNNNNNNNNNNNNNNNNNNNNNNNNNNNNNNNNNNNNNNNNNNNNNNNNNNNNNNNNNNNNNNNNNNNNNNNNNNNNNNNNNNNNNNNNNNNNNNNNNNNNNNNNNNNNNNNNNNNNNNNNNNNNNNNNNNNNNNNNNNNNNNNNNNNNNNNNNNNNNNNNNNNNNNNNNNNNNNNNNNNNNNNNNNNNNNNNNNNNNNNNNNNNNNNNNNNNNNNNNNNNNNNNNNNNNNNNNNNNNNNNNNNNNNNNNNNNNNNNNNNNNNNNNNNNNNNNNNNNNNNNNNNNNNNNNNNNNNNNNNNNNNNNNNNNNNNNNNNNNNNNNNNNNNNNNNNNNNNNNNNNNNNNNNNNNNNNNNNNNNNNNNNNNNNNNNNNNNNNNNNNNNNNNNNNNNNNNNNNNNNNNNNNNNNNNNNNNNNNNNNNNNNNNNNNNNNNNNNNNNNNNNNNNNNNNNNNNNNNNNNNNNNNNNNNNNNNNNNNNNNNNNNNNNNNNNNNNNNNNNNNNNNNNNNNNNNNNNNNNNNNNNNNNNNNNNNNNNNNNNNNNNNNNNNNNNNNNNNNNNNNNNNNNNNNNNNNNNNNNNNNNNNNNNNNNNNNNNNNNNNNNNNNNNNNNNNNNNNNNNNNNNNNNNNNNNNNNNNNNNNNNNNNNNNNNNNNNNNNNNNNNNNNNNNNNNNNNNNNNNNNNNNNNNNNNNNNNNNNNNNNNNNNNNNNNNNNNNNNNNNNNNNNNNNNNNNNNNNNNNNNNNNNNNNNNNNNNNNNNNNNNNNNNNNNNNNNNNNNNNNNNNNNNNNNNNNNNNNNNNNNNNNNNNNNNNNNNNNNNNNNNNNNNNNNNNNNNNNNNNNNNNNNNNNNNNNNNNNNNNNNNNNNNNNNNNNNNNNNNNNNNNNNNNNNNNNNNNNNNNNNNNNNNNNNNNNNNNNNNNNNNNNNNNNNNNNNNNNNNNNNNNNNNNNNNNNNNNNNNNNNNNNNNNNNNNNNNNNNNNNNNNNNNNNNNNNNNNNNNNNNNNNNNNNNNNNNNNNNNNNNNNNNNNNNNNNNNNNNNNNNNNNNNNNNNNNNNNNNNNNNNNNNNNNNNNNNNNNNNNNNNNNNNNNNNNNNNNNNNNNNNNNNNNNNNNNNNNNNNNNNNNNNNNNNNNNNNNNNNNNNNNNNNNNNNNNNNNNNNNNNNNNNNNNNNNNNNNNNNNNNNNNNNNNNNNNNNNNNNNNNNNNNNNNNNNNNNNNNNNNNNNNNNNNNNNNNNNNNNNNNNNNNNNNNNNNNNNNNNNNNNNNNNNNNNNGATGCTAACATGGTATGTAGCAAGAGGCTTCATTTCGAGTTTCTCAAGTCAATGTTGATTTTATTGGACAGAGTTTCTGGTTTTTGGAGGGTAATATTTCAGGGCAGCTGTAGCAGGAGGAAGAAGCATGTTTGTCTTTGAGCAGAAATTTTCCatctaatgaaaattttagggAGCCATAGGATATTATGTAGTGTTCTAAGATGTAATTTTAAGTTATATATCAGAGTTTCTCatttcaatttccttttcaagGGCTTCTACTTGAGATGAAAAGAATTATGGTGGTGTTGGTTAGAATCAAAACTGGAATGGAATAGGAATTAGAATTTGTTCAACTATTTGTACTTTGATCCATTCAATATGTTTATCTGAAATTCTATAGACTACAGGCCAATCATGTATGATCTTCAATAATACATATCATAAATCCAGGAATTGCAGACATTCCAACCATTACTAAAagtttttaactaaaaaatcatCAATATAGTAACAAGCGCAAGACCTGTTATGAGTATCCACGGGGACAATTACAGATATCACAGATCATCTCCATCGAGCAGCATTCTGATGATACGGACGTGCAAGTGGTATGATTCAGAGCTCATGAGATACCCAACAGCTTCTTGACATCATGCTGCAGCAGAATCAAGAGGCAAAAGTTATAACGATTCTCCTGTCTGATAAAATCTAAGACTTTCTGATGTAAAGAAAGTTGTCAGTTGCAGGTTTACCTCAATGCTGAGAGGTGATGTTGTGGGGTAATAACGATCAACTACTTGGCCATCCTTGTTGATCAGAAACTTGGCAAAATTCCACTGAATATCGTCCCCAAATATCCCCCATTTGCCCAATTTCAAGAACTTGTAGAGTGGAGCAGAATTGCTTCCATTTACTTCAATCtaatacaaagaaaataggaTGAATTCATACTTCTATAGTAACATAAAGTTTTCCCAGTAATATTCTACTTGCCTTGtcaaaaattggaaattctgATTTGAAACGACTGCAAACAAAATCTTTGATCTCATCGTTGCTTCCCGGTTCCTCGTCGCCAAACTGATTACATGGAAATGCCAGTATTTCCAAACCTGCAATATCCtcaaccaaaaagaaaactaagcTACGGTACTAGAAGCCATCATTCTTGCTAGAAATGGAAATACTCCACATAAGGCCAGCTATTCCAATGCTAAAGACAAGGTAGTAATGTATTATGTTGATagctgtgagatctcacatcggttggagagtagaacgaatcattctttgtAAGAATGTAGAAACCTGTTGGtagctgtgagatcccacatcggtcggggaggagaacgaaacactctttataagggtgtggaaacctctccctagtagacgcgtttttaaaatcttaaggggaagcccgaaagggaaagcccaaagatgacaatatctgttagcggtgggttggactgttacaaatggtatcagagccagacaccaagcgatgtgccagcgaggaggctgagccccaaagggaggtggacacgaggcggtgtgccaacaaggatgttgggcctgGGGATGGAtggatcctacatcgattagataagggaacgagtgcaagcaagaacgctggactccaaagggggatggattgtgagatcccacatcagttggggaggagaacaaagcactctttataagggtgtgtaaacctttccctaacaaacacgttttaaaactttgagaagaaaatatttgctagAAATGGGCTAGGATGGAAAGAGAGTTATAATAGACATTCTATACCCACACTTACCAGTTTTCTTCTCATCTAAACAGTAATAAGAAAGGGAATAGGATTCAACAGAGAGAATTATTCaatagaagaaacaaaaacaaaagcaacaaGAACATACTAAGTAAGCGATAATTCAAGAAGAGGGTGATAAGGGCAAACCTTGTTCCCTGTATTTCTCGTATAGTTGGTTCAACTCCACATAATTCGAATTTGTCATCCCACTGTTGCGAgggacaaaaaagaaaatcaagaacacTCTCAGGGAGAAGTGGTAAATAATAGGACCCAACCCACATTGATGTTAAACTATTTCTCTTTGTAATACCCAATGTAAGACCAAAATAATTGTTTCAAACTAAAGCTCAAACAGATGCAGATATCGAAAGTAAAAGAGATAGAGAGTACCATTTCGAAGCAACATTGACAATGAGTAGAACTTTACCCTTGTATATGCTAAGGTTGACATCATTTCCCTGTGCATCCTGCAAACAAGACCACAAAAAATGTTTCTGAAATTCATGCCAATATCAAAAGCAGTAAAGTTATTCCTACGAATAGAACACAAACGCGAAGAAGCCGAACTAGGTATACCTACAAACAGAAACAAGTTAAAACAACAATATAACATCCGATTCAAAAAGATGCATTCAGCGTTAACAAGACCCCCTTTCATTCTTACAGAACGAAGATCCACAAATTGAGACCTGCGTTTTGCCAAATTCCGCCTCGATCCCTCAATTCTTCGTTAATCTAATGAAACATCATAAGAGGGGTAAAATAAGTCCCTAATGTCCACCCGTCGTTTATAAGTATAAGCTCGCAAAGAAACTCAAAACACCATTGCTTTAGCGAGCAACAGAGCAGAGCTTCAATCGAAAGCAAAGAATTAGCGATTATAGAAAAGTGAACTGATAATAAGCtggaatttaaattagaatcaagattaaaaaaaaccgCTTCGTCGTGAAATTTCATTaactaataatttagttttttttttttttttttttttttttttttttttttttttttttttttttNAAcggtaatttaaaattaaaaagaaaaaataaaataaaataggtgaTTTAATCTCTtaagtattaatttttaaaattgaatttcttatcactgaatttttaattatgagtTTAGCGTTATTAATTAGAAGAACGGAccataatatattatttagcaGTTTATATAAACTAATAGCAAGCATGAAGCTTGCCTTTCATAATAAATGTCTCACAAAGttttccaaattaaaaaatatatatatatataaataaatcagaTTACCATTTTAGCCTCAATTATGTATGCaactttatcaatttttttagctCGTCACaaattatttcaaacaaattttgatcttcctataattaaatgtaataaatacaaattagaACAAGAAAGCATctaattaaatgtaataataaatacaattatattATCTAATGATCAAGAAAGCATgtaattaaatgtaataaaattcattttagaacaaaagatattttaaaattttagccTTCCAAGAGAGGTTTCCTGTAAACAAcgatataaataaataaaatattcaggATAAAGGAGTTTTAGATAAATCCTGTTgtgatattaatgtaatcaattttctttttcgaagAAATTACATTTGAGCAAAACCCAACATAAGAACAGCTACGTTTGGTTGGGATCAATGTCCCCAGACAAAGTGTGAACAGTTACATTAAAGCTTAAGAAACTTATTACATAATTCTCAACTTACAGTCTCCTAAGTACATGGAAGATTCAGAAAGCACATACAAATCAGAGCAAATACACAGCAGCTTTATTCAAGTTTCTAATCAAAACACAAAGAAACACAGCCTTCAGATGTTTTCTAAGCAACTCCCAACAGCTTCTTCACATCCTTCTGCAAAAACACAGCCATACCCCAGTTCAAATTTTGACATAACTAATTGCAATTATTACCTCCCCCTTTTAACCCTTTTAACCCGGTAAGCTACACTCAAGtttagatttaattagatttaCGATTGACagatatatatgtgtgtgtgtataaaGTTCGATTTACGAAGAACTATTGGATTTACCTCAATGCTGAGGGGGGAAGTTGTTGGGGCGTAACGATCAACTACGTGCCCATCTTTGTCCACCAAGAACTTGGAGAAGTTCCACTTAACAGCATCTCCGAAGAGCCCGCCTTTGCTCGACTTCAAGAACTTGTACAGAGGAGCGGCATCGTTTCCATTCACGTCCACCTATACGAACAAGAAATTGAGCTTGGAAATGCTTAGCTTGGCAGTTCTATAGTCTCAAAAGTGTATAATAAATAAGCAAGCCTTCAGCATAAATCTAACCTTGTCAAAAATAGGGTACTCAGCCTTGAAACGAGTGCAAGCAAACTGCACAATCTCTTCGTTGGTTCCTGGCTCCTGGCTTCCAAATTGGTTGCAGGGAAATGCAAGAATCTCAAGTCCTGTAAATAGGAAACCagtgtaaataataaatatgaactTGATGGATGAATCGAAGctgaagagaagaagaatagaAGGATGTTTAGAACAAACCTTGGcccttatatttttcatatagtTGACTCAGTTCAGTGTAATTCGAATTAGTCAAGCCACTGCAGTGAATCAAAAACTGACTATTATGCATTTCCtaaactataaaataatagtTCAATTATTGGAATCTAACATGGACATAATTCTATAAATCAAGGTTAGAGAGATTTTTCTCTTCGAAAATATAACGGACTGTTCATTCTCATGATTATAAATGCACTCGGAAGTCATAATTCTACCATTTTGACTACACAGATAGCTTAAGTTATGAACAATAGCAGGCAACCGACATGACACAATATCATCAACTCAGATACTTGAACGAAATTTCATTATCAAAGAGGGAAGATCGGctcaaaaactttaaaaacaaaattgtaagATCTCTAATGTTTTTGCGGCAGAGGAATTAGAAATAACTGTGTACATTACCATTGGGAGGCAACATTGACAATCAAGAGGACCTTTCCTTTGTAAATGCTGAGGTCAACATCATTTCCTCTAGCATCCTGTAAACAGAGGCAGATACCGTTGAAGTGAAATATGGCACCATTCACAAGCAGTTCAtacgagttttaaaacaagCCAACAAATTAATAACATGCCCAGgaagcaaataaaaaagaaacggAGTCCCCCAACTTAATTATAGATCCAATGTAAAATCATAAACAGAAATCAACACTTTCTCATAACAAGCTGCATACTAAATGATACCGTACATGCACAATTCtctcaaaagaagaagaaattattCGAAAGTTTGATTAAGAGTACTCtctaaaaaaatcaagaaagaataaaaccATTTCCCCtaaattccaaattttcatGATTCATAATCAGACCCGAtctacaaacaaaacaaactcaTGGAAACATGAAAAAGGCACAAGAAATCCAACCTTAACGGTGAAGTCATGGACTGAAGTCTGGGACGGGGTAGCCATAGTATGATCCAACCGAATCGAAAACAAGCCGAGACGCG
It encodes:
- the LOC111786022 gene encoding probable phospholipid hydroperoxide glutathione peroxidase isoform X2 → MATPSQTSVHDFTVKDARGNDVDLSIYKGKVLLIVNVASQCGLTNSNYTELSQLYEKYKGQGLEILAFPCNQFGSQEPGTNEEIVQFACTRFKAEYPIFDKVDVNGNDAAPLYKFLKSSKGGLFGDAVKWNFSKFLVDKDGHVVDRYAPTTSPLSIEKDVKKLLGVA
- the LOC111786021 gene encoding probable glutathione peroxidase 8; translated protein: MKGGLVNAECIFLNRMLYCCFNLFLFKHFLWSCLQDAQGNDVNLSIYKGKVLLIVNVASKCGMTNSNYVELNQLYEKYREQGLEILAFPCNQFGDEEPGSNDEIKDFVCSRFKSEFPIFDKIEVNGSNSAPLYKFLKLGKWGIFGDDIQWNFAKFLINKDGQVVDRYYPTTSPLSIEHDVKKLLGIS
- the LOC111786022 gene encoding probable phospholipid hydroperoxide glutathione peroxidase isoform X1, with protein sequence MFAVSIRHLLRRNFSSVRSVSSSLVFDSRILPDSKQTLLHSTQCSSVTRFVSPINSGSSRLGLFSIRLDHTMATPSQTSVHDFTVKDARGNDVDLSIYKGKVLLIVNVASQCGLTNSNYTELSQLYEKYKGQGLEILAFPCNQFGSQEPGTNEEIVQFACTRFKAEYPIFDKVDVNGNDAAPLYKFLKSSKGGLFGDAVKWNFSKFLVDKDGHVVDRYAPTTSPLSIEKDVKKLLGVA